The DNA segment CCGCCGCGAGCGTCGCGGCCCCGGCGGACACGGCCGCGGCTTCGGTCCCGGCTTCGGCTTCGGCCCGGGCTTCGGCGGCTTCGGCCCCGGCTTCGGCGGCCCCGGCTTCGGCCGCGGCGGAGGACGGGCCCGACGCGGCGACGTCCGCGCCGCCCTGCTCTCCCTCCTCGCCGAGAAGTCCTCGAACGGCTACGGCCTGATCAAGGCGATCGCCGAGAAGACCAACGGCTCGTGGCGCCCCAGCCCCGGCTCGGTCTACCCCACGCTCCAGCAGCTCGTCGACGAGGGCCTGATCACGGCCGTCGGCGAGGGCCGCGGCACCGAGTACCAGCTCACCGACGCGGGCGGCACCTACGTGCGCGAGCACGCCGACGAGCTCACCGCCGCCTGGGAGGCCACTCCCGGAGCGAGCGACGCGGACCGCGAGTTCGTCGAGAACATCGGCAAGCTGATGGGCGTCGTCCAGCAGTTCCGCGGGGCCTCGGAGGCGCAGCGCGCCGCCGCGTCCGCGAAGCTCGACGAGACCCGCCGCGCGCTGTACCTGATCCTCGCGGACTGACGAGGTCGCCGGGTCTGCGGACTCGGCTTCTGACGCTGGTGGATCTCGATACGCCCGCTTCGCGGGCTACTCGATCAGCATGACTCCGCCGCGGTCCTGCGATGGCGGCGACCCCTGCTGGTCGAGCAGGCCCGCCTCATGCTGGTCGAGTAGCCCCGCAGGGGCGTATCGAGACCCGGCGTGCTCAGCAGGGCGGGTCTGCAGACCGACCTCCGAACGGTGGTGGATCTCGATACGCCCGCGGAGCGGGCTACTCGATCAGCAGGGAGGCGACCAGCAGGCAGGACGACGGACGCCCCTCGCGCACTCGCGCGGGGGGCGTTCGTCGTGTCAGCGGTAGGAGGCCGCCAGGCGGGCGAGGCCCTCGTCGAGGGTGACCGCCGGCGTCCACTGGAGGTCGGCGCGGGTAGCGCGTTGGTCGAACCAGTGCGCGGTCGAGAGCTGCTCGGCGAGGAAGCGCGTCATCGGCGGCTCGTCCTCGCCCGGGCGTACCGCCCAGACGCGCTCCACGAGCGAGCCGGTGGCGCGCGCAACGCCCGCGGGCACCGACCAGCTCGGCGGCTGCACGCCGGCGGCGCGGCAGATCCCGGCGAGCAGCTCGGCGACCGGCCGGGGCTCGCCGTTGGTGACGACGTACGCGCGGCCGTGCACCGCCTCCGCCCGGCCGAGTGCGGCGACGATCGCCGAGGCGGCGTTGTCGATGTAGGTGGAGTCGATGAGCGCCTGGCCGTCGCCGAGCAGCGGCAGCCGGCCGGTGCGGGCGCGCTCGACGATGCGCGCCACGAGCTGGGTGTCGCCCGGCCCCCAGACCAGGTGCGGGCGCACCGCGACCACGGCGAAGCCCGGCGCATCCGCGGCCAGCGCCAGCAGCTCGGCGCGCGCCTTGGTGCGCGCGTAGTCGCCGCGGGCGCGCTCGGGATCGGCGGGCTCGGCGCCCTCGCCGATGATCGAGGCGCCGGAGTGCGCGACCGACGGCGACGACACCTGGACGAAGCTCCGAACGCCGGCCTGCGCGGCGGCCGCCAGCAGATCCTGGGTCCCGTCGACGTTCACCCGGACGAAGTCGGCCGGATCGCCCGCGAGCGAGACCTTCGCCGCGAGGTGCACGACGCCCTCGCAGCCCGCGACCGCGGCCTCGACGGCGCCCGCATCGGCCAGCGAGCCGCGGATGTCCTCGACACCGCTCACTCCGGAGGGACGGCGCTGGAACGTGCGGACCTCGTGCCCCGCCGCGACGAGTCCCGCCGCGACGGCGCCGCCGAGCAGCCCGCTCGCACCGGTGACGAGGACCCTCACGGCGCGACCATCCGGCCGCCGACGAGGATCGACTCCGCCCAGCGCGCGAGCGCGGCCCGGTCGATCTTGGAGTTGTGCCGGATGTCGGTCG comes from the Rathayibacter festucae DSM 15932 genome and includes:
- a CDS encoding PadR family transcriptional regulator: MNTRNSFHDHSDRFDRSHGDHDHARGGHDQPGRRERRGPGGHGRGFGPGFGFGPGFGGFGPGFGGPGFGRGGGRARRGDVRAALLSLLAEKSSNGYGLIKAIAEKTNGSWRPSPGSVYPTLQQLVDEGLITAVGEGRGTEYQLTDAGGTYVREHADELTAAWEATPGASDADREFVENIGKLMGVVQQFRGASEAQRAAASAKLDETRRALYLILAD
- a CDS encoding NAD-dependent epimerase/dehydratase family protein, translated to MRVLVTGASGLLGGAVAAGLVAAGHEVRTFQRRPSGVSGVEDIRGSLADAGAVEAAVAGCEGVVHLAAKVSLAGDPADFVRVNVDGTQDLLAAAAQAGVRSFVQVSSPSVAHSGASIIGEGAEPADPERARGDYARTKARAELLALAADAPGFAVVAVRPHLVWGPGDTQLVARIVERARTGRLPLLGDGQALIDSTYIDNAASAIVAALGRAEAVHGRAYVVTNGEPRPVAELLAGICRAAGVQPPSWSVPAGVARATGSLVERVWAVRPGEDEPPMTRFLAEQLSTAHWFDQRATRADLQWTPAVTLDEGLARLAASYR